From Candidatus Binatus sp., one genomic window encodes:
- the acpP gene encoding acyl carrier protein, with product MAQDIETKVREKISEQLGVAADEVTPEASFIEDLGADSLDIVELVMALEEEFNIEISDEDAEKIRTVKDVVTYIEAHKS from the coding sequence ATGGCTCAAGACATCGAAACCAAGGTTCGCGAGAAGATAAGCGAGCAGCTGGGCGTGGCCGCCGACGAAGTAACTCCGGAGGCCTCGTTTATCGAGGATCTCGGCGCGGATTCGCTCGATATCGTCGAGCTGGTAATGGCGCTGGAAGAGGAGTTTAACATCGAAATCTCCGACGAGGACGCCGAGAAGATCCGCACTGTCAAGGACGTCGTCACCTATATCGAGGCTCACAAGAGCTGA
- a CDS encoding DUF4760 domain-containing protein, translated as MDPILLSGLVGAIVGAATAIAAQFLGHRLATKRELLRFQIQSFERFRREFSEDENLRQISVKKEPLTDDEIDDYLGFFEEIGLYFHRNLVDVELVDEILGDSIIDAWEDEHIREAIGSVRGAEDDPTYFLYFERLAKHLIEMRDKRIKNGA; from the coding sequence TTGTTGGTGCGATTGTGGGTGCCGCGACGGCGATAGCGGCGCAATTTCTCGGCCATCGTCTGGCGACGAAGAGAGAACTGCTCAGGTTTCAAATTCAAAGCTTCGAACGATTCAGGCGGGAATTCAGCGAAGACGAGAACCTCCGGCAAATCAGTGTCAAGAAAGAGCCTCTAACCGACGATGAGATCGATGACTATCTTGGGTTCTTTGAAGAAATTGGGCTGTATTTTCATCGTAACCTGGTAGATGTGGAACTGGTTGATGAGATCCTGGGTGACTCAATTATCGATGCGTGGGAAGATGAGCATATACGCGAGGCGATAGGTTCGGTTCGCGGCGCAGAGGACGACCCGACATATTTCTTATATTTTGAGCGCCTCGCAAAGCATTTGATCGAGATGCGAGACAAGCGAATCAAGAACGGAGCGTGA